Proteins from a genomic interval of Enterococcus faecium:
- a CDS encoding YccF domain-containing protein, giving the protein MSCLGNVIWFIFGGLIGGLSWLAAGILWCITIIGIPIGMQCFKIASLSFAPFGKEVIYHQSGMSLIVNIIWLIVSGLPIALAHVVSGILLCITIIGIPFAKQSFKLARLALMPFGAEIV; this is encoded by the coding sequence AATGTCATCTGGTTTATATTCGGCGGACTAATCGGTGGTCTTAGCTGGTTAGCAGCGGGGATACTTTGGTGTATCACGATCATAGGTATCCCAATCGGTATGCAATGTTTTAAGATCGCCTCCCTTTCTTTTGCGCCTTTTGGCAAAGAAGTAATTTATCACCAGTCTGGCATGTCATTGATCGTTAATATCATCTGGCTGATCGTTTCAGGCCTACCAATTGCTCTCGCACATGTCGTCAGCGGCATCCTTCTATGTATCACGATCATAGGGATACCTTTTGCCAAGCAATCTTTCAAACTTGCTCGATTGGCGTTGATGCCATTCGGTGCAGAAATTGTATAA
- a CDS encoding heavy metal translocating P-type ATPase — protein sequence MKSYRLEGLDCANCAMKIEKGVQKINGVKEATVNFTSGKLTIDAEEDHLATIEQETKKVVKELEPDVKVTEIDKEKVSEHGNEKERNTLFRILFSLAGIALLLLFDFNEPIRLIGYLLIYLLIGYDVVKKAVMNIVKGKIFDENFLMSVATIGAMLIGEYPEAVAVMLFYQIGEYFQGLAVSHSRKSIRELMAIRPETAHVQTTEGLMTVNPEDVQIGQFVLVKPGERVPLDGTIIEGESLVDTSALTGESVPKSVYVGETVLSGFINKNKPFLVQVEKSYENSTISKLLELVENASSKKAPAENFITKFARYYTPVVVGLAVLLAVLPPLVVSGAAFSEWIYRALTFLVISCPCALVISVPLSFFGGIGGASKIGVLVKGSNYLELLAQTETVVFDKTGTLTKGDFSIQTIDTKIDPKKFMQYIASAEQFSTHPIAQSVLEGYAGPLLPTTNIQEFAGEGILAEVDGKQVLAGNHKLMERFEISFPLSQEIGTLLYLAIDQSYSGYLVIADTLKEDAVDALVQLKQAGVKNTVMLTGDSKKIADHIGKQVGVDKIYSELLPEDKVQRLEEILQRNNKKTAFVGDGINDAPVLARADVGIAMGGLGSDAAIEAADVVIMNDQPSKIAEAIHLAKKTLKIVKQNIVFAIGIKILVLALGAFGFASMGDAVFADVGVTVLAVLNAMRSLHVKNKR from the coding sequence ATGAAAAGTTACAGATTAGAAGGTTTAGATTGTGCGAACTGTGCAATGAAAATCGAAAAAGGAGTTCAGAAGATCAATGGAGTCAAGGAAGCAACGGTAAACTTCACTTCTGGAAAACTAACGATTGACGCAGAGGAAGATCATTTGGCTACGATTGAACAAGAAACAAAAAAAGTAGTGAAGGAATTAGAACCAGATGTCAAAGTAACAGAAATAGATAAGGAAAAAGTATCTGAACATGGAAATGAAAAAGAGAGAAATACGCTGTTCCGGATTTTATTTTCCCTTGCAGGTATCGCTTTATTGCTATTATTTGATTTTAATGAACCAATTCGCTTGATAGGGTATTTATTGATTTATCTGCTGATAGGATATGATGTAGTGAAGAAGGCAGTGATGAATATCGTCAAAGGAAAAATCTTTGATGAGAATTTTCTTATGTCTGTTGCTACGATTGGCGCTATGTTGATCGGTGAATATCCAGAAGCCGTAGCAGTGATGCTATTTTATCAAATCGGCGAGTATTTCCAAGGATTGGCAGTCAGTCATTCAAGAAAATCGATTCGCGAATTGATGGCGATCCGTCCAGAAACAGCTCACGTGCAGACGACGGAAGGATTGATGACCGTGAACCCTGAAGACGTGCAGATCGGTCAGTTTGTACTTGTGAAGCCTGGTGAACGTGTACCGTTAGATGGAACGATCATCGAAGGAGAATCATTAGTCGATACGTCAGCACTTACAGGAGAATCAGTCCCTAAATCTGTATATGTTGGTGAAACAGTATTAAGCGGATTTATCAATAAAAATAAACCATTTTTAGTTCAAGTAGAAAAATCTTATGAAAATTCTACTATCAGCAAATTATTAGAATTAGTAGAAAATGCCAGCAGTAAAAAAGCACCAGCTGAAAATTTCATTACTAAATTCGCGCGCTATTACACACCAGTCGTTGTAGGATTGGCCGTTTTATTAGCTGTTTTACCTCCACTTGTTGTTTCTGGAGCGGCGTTTTCTGAATGGATCTATCGAGCATTGACATTTTTAGTGATCTCATGTCCATGTGCATTAGTGATTTCCGTGCCACTTAGTTTCTTTGGCGGTATCGGAGGCGCAAGTAAAATCGGTGTATTAGTAAAAGGTTCAAATTACTTGGAGTTGCTTGCGCAAACCGAGACAGTGGTATTCGATAAAACCGGCACATTAACGAAAGGTGACTTTTCGATCCAGACGATCGATACAAAAATCGATCCAAAGAAATTCATGCAATATATTGCGAGTGCAGAACAGTTTTCTACACATCCGATTGCTCAATCTGTTTTAGAAGGCTACGCAGGTCCGCTTTTACCAACAACTAATATCCAGGAATTTGCAGGTGAAGGGATCTTAGCTGAAGTTGATGGCAAACAAGTATTAGCAGGTAATCACAAATTGATGGAAAGATTTGAAATCTCTTTTCCTTTAAGTCAAGAAATCGGTACATTGCTTTATCTAGCGATCGATCAAAGTTACAGTGGTTATCTTGTTATTGCAGATACCTTGAAAGAAGATGCCGTAGACGCATTGGTTCAATTAAAACAGGCTGGTGTGAAGAACACAGTCATGTTGACGGGCGACTCGAAAAAAATTGCTGATCATATCGGGAAGCAAGTAGGCGTGGACAAGATATATAGCGAATTGCTTCCTGAAGATAAAGTGCAGCGGTTAGAGGAAATCTTACAAAGAAACAATAAAAAGACCGCATTTGTCGGAGATGGAATCAACGATGCACCGGTGCTAGCAAGAGCAGATGTAGGAATCGCAATGGGTGGATTGGGAAGCGATGCTGCAATTGAAGCAGCAGATGTAGTCATCATGAATGATCAACCATCGAAGATTGCAGAAGCAATCCATTTAGCAAAGAAAACATTGAAAATCGTCAAACAAAACATTGTCTTTGCTATTGGGATAAAAATTTTGGTACTTGCCTTAGGTGCTTTTGGTTTTGCATCAATGGGAGATGCAGTATTTGCAGATGTTGGGGTGACAGTATTAGCTGTTTTGAATGCCATGCGAAGCTTGCATGTAAAAAATAAACGTTGA
- a CDS encoding APC family permease, producing MNNKQLRWFTVALIAFNMVWGMGNVVNNYAQQGVSVVTSWLLILAIYFIPYALIVGQLGSAFKDSKGGVSSWVENTTSNKRLAYYAAWTYWVVHIPYLAQKPQAILIAGGWAVQGNGNIVNTMSVQMVAVISLIIFLAFLYLSTKGLSTLKVIGGLAGTAMFVMSILFILLAVTAPFINPTMEFATPHMNQVKTYIPTFDFSYFTTVSMLVFAVGGAEKISPYVNSTRNPAKEFPKGMIFLAAMVGICAVLGSVAMGMLFASDNIPKDLMANGAYSAFQILGNYYGIGNSLMIIYALTNMIGQISALAFSIDAPLKILLADADPEFVPNWLRKRNRKGTLVNGYLLTGILVGIIILLPIFGIKDMNELVKWLTNLNSVVMPMRYLWVFLAYMMLNKAYKKFNSEYKFVKNPKIGFIFGAWCFAFTAFACILGMVPKVDYTADPKAWWFQLFTNIITPIVLILLGMILPAIARRDKNKEITEPETVVQP from the coding sequence ATGAACAACAAACAATTACGCTGGTTTACTGTTGCGTTAATTGCATTTAACATGGTTTGGGGCATGGGGAATGTAGTTAATAACTATGCTCAGCAAGGAGTATCAGTTGTCACCTCTTGGCTATTGATTTTGGCCATTTATTTTATTCCATACGCATTGATCGTTGGACAATTAGGATCAGCCTTCAAGGATAGTAAAGGAGGCGTCAGTTCATGGGTCGAAAATACGACATCTAATAAACGACTGGCATACTATGCCGCTTGGACTTACTGGGTCGTCCATATTCCTTATTTGGCACAAAAGCCTCAAGCAATTCTGATTGCTGGTGGTTGGGCAGTCCAAGGAAATGGAAATATCGTAAATACGATGTCAGTACAAATGGTAGCAGTTATTTCACTTATTATATTTCTTGCCTTTTTATATTTATCAACAAAAGGACTTTCTACTTTGAAAGTGATTGGCGGACTGGCCGGAACAGCGATGTTCGTCATGTCGATCTTATTTATTCTTTTAGCTGTAACGGCACCGTTCATCAATCCAACGATGGAATTTGCCACACCACATATGAATCAAGTGAAAACATATATTCCAACATTTGATTTCAGTTATTTCACAACCGTTTCGATGCTAGTATTTGCAGTTGGAGGGGCGGAAAAAATATCCCCTTATGTCAACTCTACAAGAAATCCTGCAAAGGAATTTCCTAAAGGGATGATCTTCTTAGCAGCAATGGTAGGGATTTGTGCTGTATTAGGCTCAGTCGCAATGGGTATGCTGTTTGCTAGTGATAATATTCCTAAAGACTTGATGGCAAATGGGGCATACAGTGCTTTTCAAATTTTAGGTAATTACTATGGTATCGGTAACTCATTGATGATCATTTACGCATTGACAAACATGATTGGACAAATCTCCGCATTAGCCTTTTCAATTGATGCACCACTAAAAATCTTGTTAGCAGATGCGGATCCAGAATTTGTACCAAACTGGCTACGTAAACGTAATCGTAAAGGTACATTGGTGAATGGTTATCTTCTGACAGGTATACTAGTAGGAATCATTATTTTGTTGCCGATTTTTGGTATCAAAGATATGAATGAATTAGTAAAATGGTTGACGAACTTGAACTCAGTTGTCATGCCAATGCGTTACCTATGGGTGTTCTTGGCATATATGATGTTGAATAAAGCTTATAAGAAATTCAATTCTGAATATAAATTTGTTAAAAATCCAAAAATCGGTTTTATCTTTGGTGCTTGGTGCTTTGCCTTCACTGCGTTTGCATGTATCCTAGGAATGGTGCCAAAAGTAGATTATACTGCTGATCCTAAAGCATGGTGGTTCCAATTATTTACGAATATCATCACACCAATCGTCTTGATCTTATTAGGTATGATCTTGCCAGCAATTGCTCGTCGAGACAAAAACAAAGAAATCACTGAACCAGAAACAGTGGTTCAGCCTTAA
- a CDS encoding transcriptional regulator has translation MKIIVIGQSGSGKSTLARKIKEITDFPLLPLDLLWHTTDYSIQAKKWFLQEQQLFMVSNPSWIVEGNYTSTLEERIKEADKIIWLKVPRYLAIYRVVWRSLKRKINKKSRPDMPESFSEKLNREYLEFLSFIWHFEENNEPKIQQLIQVANARNKLIILKTRREKQEFLTKLKIESKNN, from the coding sequence ATGAAGATCATCGTGATTGGACAAAGTGGGTCGGGAAAATCGACCCTCGCAAGGAAGATCAAAGAAATCACCGACTTTCCGCTACTGCCGCTAGACCTTTTATGGCATACAACAGACTACAGTATTCAGGCAAAAAAGTGGTTTTTGCAAGAACAGCAATTGTTTATGGTATCTAATCCGTCATGGATCGTTGAAGGAAATTATACTTCTACATTAGAGGAAAGGATTAAAGAAGCAGATAAGATCATTTGGCTTAAAGTGCCGCGTTATCTCGCCATCTACCGAGTAGTTTGGCGTTCTCTAAAAAGAAAGATAAACAAAAAATCTCGGCCAGATATGCCTGAATCATTTTCGGAGAAACTAAACAGGGAATACTTAGAATTTTTATCTTTTATCTGGCATTTTGAAGAAAACAATGAACCGAAAATACAGCAGCTGATCCAAGTAGCTAATGCAAGAAATAAACTGATCATCCTTAAAACAAGACGAGAGAAACAAGAATTTTTAACTAAATTGAAAATAGAGAGCAAAAATAATTGA
- a CDS encoding CopY/TcrY family copper transport repressor, whose product MEKVKTPVKISDSEWEIMRVIWTLGQTTAQEITQILADSMDWKPATIKTLLGRLVKKEVIWTEQEGKKFIYHPAVSEMETVRSATENLFSHICAKRIGETIADLVEEATLTQEDINEILKQLEQKQPVDTIECNCIPGQCECKQHQ is encoded by the coding sequence ATGGAAAAAGTCAAAACGCCAGTAAAGATCAGTGATTCAGAGTGGGAGATCATGCGTGTTATTTGGACACTTGGACAGACGACAGCCCAAGAAATCACGCAGATCTTAGCTGATTCGATGGATTGGAAACCAGCAACGATCAAAACTTTGCTGGGTCGTTTGGTAAAAAAAGAAGTGATCTGGACAGAACAAGAAGGAAAAAAATTCATTTATCATCCAGCTGTCTCGGAGATGGAAACAGTTCGCAGTGCGACGGAAAATCTTTTTTCCCATATCTGTGCAAAAAGGATTGGAGAGACGATTGCGGATCTAGTAGAAGAAGCCACTTTGACTCAAGAAGATATCAATGAGATTTTGAAACAACTGGAACAAAAGCAACCAGTAGATACGATCGAATGTAACTGTATCCCAGGTCAATGTGAATGTAAACAACATCAATAG
- the copZ gene encoding copper chaperone CopZ: MKQQFSIEGMSCNHCAARVEETVSALDGVQKVKVNLKKANGTVKFDETKVQSEKICQAINGLGYKAEVI, translated from the coding sequence ATGAAACAACAATTTTCAATCGAAGGTATGAGCTGCAATCATTGTGCAGCAAGAGTAGAAGAAACAGTAAGCGCACTTGACGGCGTGCAAAAAGTGAAAGTAAATTTGAAAAAAGCAAACGGTACGGTCAAGTTTGATGAAACAAAAGTTCAATCCGAAAAGATTTGTCAAGCAATCAATGGATTGGGTTATAAAGCAGAGGTGATTTGA
- a CDS encoding heavy metal translocating P-type ATPase, translating to MATAETKMDTFVITGMTCANCSARIEKELNGQPGVVNATVNLATEKASVKYEGTTTEKLIQSVENIGYGAILYDEAHKQKIAEEKQAYLKKMLFDLILSTVLTLPLMLSMIAMMLGSHAAIVHFFHFPIVQLVLSAPVQFYVGARFYKGAYHAIKTKAPNMDVLVAIGTSAAFALSIYNGFFRGHPQDLYFESSSMIITLILLGKYLEHTAKTKTGNAIKQLMSLQTKTAQVIRNGKEETLAIEEVVVGDQLVIRPGEQIPADGRIISGSSAIDESMLTGENLPVEKNPDDTLFGGTINTNGLLHMEVTQVGKQTVLAQIIQMVEDAQGSKAPIQKIADRISGIFVPIVLVIAFITLIATGLITGDWQLALIHSVSVLVIACPCALGLATPTAIMVGTGVGARNGILIKGGEALEAAAHLDSIVLDKTGTITEGKPKVTDLVGSKEVLSIFYTLEQASEHPLGKAIVEYGKLQEAATYDMIDFTAHPGAGISGTINGVRYFAGTRKRLIELNLSFDEYQEHALELEQQGKTVMFLADEKQVIGLIAVADQIKLEVKQAIKQLQNKGLDVFMLTGDNKLAAETIGKQVGIDPKHIFAEVLPEDKAAYVEKLQKDGKKVGMAGDGINDAPALALADVGMAMGSGTDIAMETADVTLMNSSLASIAQTIELSRLTLRKIKQNLFWAFVYNTIGIPFAALGFLNPIIAGGAMAFSSVSVLLNSLSLNRHMKK from the coding sequence ATGGCAACAGCAGAAACCAAAATGGATACGTTCGTCATTACAGGTATGACTTGTGCAAATTGTTCTGCTAGGATCGAAAAAGAGCTGAACGGACAACCTGGTGTGGTCAATGCCACAGTCAACTTGGCCACTGAAAAAGCAAGTGTCAAATATGAAGGGACGACCACTGAAAAATTAATCCAAAGCGTAGAAAACATCGGCTATGGTGCAATTTTGTACGATGAAGCCCACAAACAAAAAATTGCAGAAGAAAAGCAAGCGTATTTGAAAAAAATGCTATTCGATCTTATATTGAGTACGGTTTTGACTTTGCCGTTGATGTTGTCAATGATTGCTATGATGTTAGGAAGCCATGCGGCGATTGTTCACTTTTTTCATTTTCCAATCGTCCAGTTAGTGCTGTCTGCTCCTGTCCAATTTTATGTCGGTGCTCGTTTTTATAAAGGTGCGTACCATGCAATCAAGACGAAAGCACCAAATATGGATGTATTGGTAGCAATTGGAACATCGGCTGCCTTTGCATTGAGCATTTACAACGGATTTTTCCGTGGACACCCCCAAGATCTTTATTTTGAAAGCAGCAGTATGATCATCACGCTGATTTTGCTCGGCAAATATTTGGAACATACAGCAAAAACGAAAACAGGTAATGCAATCAAACAATTGATGTCTCTTCAAACAAAAACCGCCCAAGTGATAAGAAACGGGAAAGAAGAAACGTTAGCGATTGAAGAAGTAGTCGTTGGTGATCAACTAGTCATCCGTCCTGGTGAGCAGATTCCAGCAGATGGTCGAATTATTTCAGGAAGCAGTGCGATAGATGAAAGTATGCTTACTGGTGAAAATCTTCCTGTAGAAAAGAATCCGGATGACACGCTCTTTGGCGGGACAATCAATACGAATGGTCTACTTCACATGGAAGTTACACAAGTCGGCAAGCAGACAGTATTAGCGCAAATCATTCAAATGGTGGAAGATGCTCAAGGGAGCAAAGCCCCAATCCAAAAAATCGCAGATCGGATCTCAGGGATTTTTGTTCCGATCGTATTAGTCATCGCGTTTATCACGCTCATAGCTACAGGTTTGATCACTGGTGATTGGCAACTCGCATTGATCCATAGTGTCTCTGTATTAGTCATTGCGTGTCCATGTGCATTAGGTTTAGCGACTCCAACAGCTATTATGGTAGGAACGGGTGTTGGTGCACGAAATGGAATTTTAATTAAAGGCGGAGAAGCATTAGAAGCAGCTGCTCACTTAGACAGCATTGTTTTGGATAAAACTGGAACGATTACAGAAGGAAAGCCCAAAGTTACAGATCTAGTCGGTTCTAAAGAAGTCCTATCTATTTTTTATACTTTAGAACAAGCTTCTGAACATCCACTAGGTAAAGCAATCGTGGAATACGGAAAACTGCAAGAAGCAGCAACATACGATATGATTGATTTTACAGCCCACCCAGGTGCTGGAATCAGCGGTACGATTAACGGAGTACGCTATTTTGCGGGTACACGTAAACGATTAATTGAATTGAACCTATCATTTGATGAATACCAAGAACACGCGTTAGAATTAGAACAGCAGGGAAAAACAGTCATGTTTTTAGCTGATGAAAAGCAAGTGATCGGGTTGATTGCCGTGGCTGATCAAATCAAACTAGAAGTCAAACAAGCAATCAAGCAGCTCCAGAATAAAGGATTAGATGTTTTTATGCTGACAGGAGACAACAAACTGGCAGCCGAAACGATTGGTAAACAAGTTGGTATTGATCCAAAGCATATCTTTGCTGAAGTACTTCCAGAGGATAAAGCAGCCTACGTAGAAAAACTTCAGAAAGATGGCAAAAAAGTCGGTATGGCAGGCGATGGAATCAATGATGCACCGGCCTTAGCATTAGCTGATGTCGGTATGGCAATGGGAAGTGGAACGGACATTGCGATGGAAACAGCCGATGTGACGCTGATGAATAGCAGTTTGGCATCCATTGCACAAACAATCGAGTTGTCTAGGTTGACATTGAGAAAAATCAAACAAAATCTTTTCTGGGCTTTTGTCTATAATACGATTGGTATTCCTTTTGCCGCACTAGGCTTTTTGAATCCAATCATTGCAGGAGGAGCGATGGCGTTTAGTTCCGTCAGTGTATTGTTGAACTCCCTGAGCTTAAATCGACACATGAAAAAGTAA
- the copB gene encoding copper/silver-translocating P-type ATPase CopB: MNGNDMEKKHEHKKEVVNKESTESHEKQMEMKHDHSQMDHSMHMGHNHGDIANSKQMDHSMHMDHEHGGMDHSMHMGNFKQKFWLSLILAIPIILFSPMMGMEFPFQVTFPGSDWLVLILATILFIYGGQPFLSGAKMELKQKSPAMMTLIAMGITVAYIYSVYSFIANLLNPHTHVMDFFWELATLIVIMLLGHWIEMNAVSNASNALQKLAELLPESVKRLTKDGKEETVSLKEVNEGDRLIVRSGDKMPTDGVILKGETIVDESAVTGESRGIKKQANDKVIGGSINGDGTIEIEVTGTGENGYLAKVMEMVRKAQGEKSKLESLSDKVAKWLFYVALIVGILAFIAWLFLTDLPNALERMVTVFIIACPHALGLAIPLVVARSTSIAAKNGLLLKNRNALEQANDLDVIMLDKTGTLTEGKFTVTGVEVLDDAFNKNEILQYLGALEANANHPLAVGIMNYLKEHEIKPYQAENLKNLSGVGLEATVKKQQVKIVNEKEVERLGLNVEQALLKPYQEQGNTISFLILENHLAAIVALGDVVKTEAKEFIRTLKERKITPVMLTGDNKNAAQAVADYLGIEEYYGGLLPDDKEAVVQKYLDQGKKVIMVGDGINDAPSLARASIGMAIGAGTDIAIDSADVVLTNSDPKDILHFLDLAKQTRKKMIQNLWWGAGYNILAIPLAAGILAPIGIILSPAVGAVLMSLSTVVVALNALTLKIR; encoded by the coding sequence ATGAATGGGAACGATATGGAGAAAAAACATGAGCATAAAAAAGAAGTAGTAAACAAAGAAAGTACAGAATCTCATGAAAAACAGATGGAGATGAAACATGACCATAGTCAGATGGATCATTCCATGCACATGGGACATAACCATGGAGATATAGCAAACAGCAAACAAATGGACCATTCGATGCACATGGATCACGAACACGGCGGCATGGATCATTCCATGCACATGGGGAATTTCAAACAAAAATTTTGGCTATCGCTTATCCTAGCTATCCCAATCATTCTTTTTTCACCAATGATGGGAATGGAATTTCCATTTCAAGTAACGTTTCCTGGTTCTGATTGGCTCGTATTGATCTTAGCAACTATACTATTTATCTATGGCGGTCAGCCATTTTTAAGTGGAGCTAAGATGGAATTGAAACAAAAAAGTCCTGCTATGATGACACTGATCGCGATGGGGATTACAGTTGCATATATTTATAGTGTCTATTCGTTTATCGCAAATCTGCTCAATCCACATACACACGTCATGGATTTCTTCTGGGAATTGGCTACTTTGATCGTTATTATGCTACTAGGTCACTGGATTGAAATGAATGCTGTGTCGAATGCCAGCAATGCTTTACAAAAACTAGCAGAATTACTGCCAGAATCAGTGAAACGCTTGACGAAAGATGGAAAAGAAGAGACAGTTTCATTGAAAGAAGTAAACGAAGGTGATCGTTTGATCGTCCGGTCTGGTGATAAAATGCCAACAGATGGTGTAATCTTGAAAGGTGAAACAATTGTTGACGAATCAGCTGTGACTGGCGAATCAAGAGGAATCAAAAAACAAGCCAATGACAAAGTGATTGGCGGTTCTATCAATGGGGATGGAACGATCGAAATCGAAGTAACTGGAACTGGTGAAAATGGTTATCTAGCGAAGGTTATGGAAATGGTGCGAAAAGCACAAGGAGAAAAATCCAAGCTAGAGTCATTATCTGACAAAGTGGCAAAATGGCTGTTTTATGTCGCATTAATTGTGGGTATCCTGGCATTCATCGCCTGGTTGTTCTTGACAGATCTTCCTAATGCATTAGAACGTATGGTAACAGTCTTTATCATCGCCTGTCCTCATGCTCTAGGTTTAGCTATCCCATTAGTTGTTGCTCGTTCCACATCAATAGCAGCTAAAAACGGATTACTTTTGAAAAACCGCAATGCACTGGAGCAAGCCAATGATCTAGATGTGATCATGCTGGACAAAACAGGAACACTAACAGAAGGAAAATTTACTGTAACGGGTGTCGAAGTACTTGATGATGCGTTCAATAAAAATGAAATCCTTCAATATCTAGGAGCCTTGGAAGCGAATGCCAATCATCCATTGGCTGTTGGCATTATGAATTATTTGAAAGAACATGAAATCAAGCCTTATCAAGCTGAAAACCTAAAAAATCTTTCAGGAGTCGGGCTAGAGGCAACAGTCAAAAAACAACAAGTGAAAATAGTTAATGAAAAAGAAGTTGAGCGTCTCGGATTAAACGTAGAACAAGCATTATTGAAACCTTACCAAGAACAAGGAAATACCATCAGCTTCCTGATTTTAGAAAATCATCTAGCTGCAATCGTTGCTTTAGGTGACGTAGTAAAAACAGAAGCAAAAGAATTTATCCGAACATTGAAAGAAAGAAAAATCACTCCTGTCATGCTTACTGGTGACAATAAAAACGCTGCCCAAGCAGTAGCAGATTATTTAGGGATCGAAGAATATTATGGCGGTTTATTACCAGATGATAAAGAAGCTGTTGTCCAGAAATACCTTGACCAAGGGAAAAAAGTAATCATGGTGGGTGATGGGATCAATGATGCGCCAAGTTTAGCCCGTGCTTCAATCGGGATGGCAATCGGTGCAGGGACAGATATCGCAATCGATTCTGCGGATGTCGTATTGACAAACAGCGATCCAAAAGATATTTTGCATTTTCTTGATCTAGCCAAGCAAACGCGAAAGAAAATGATCCAGAACCTCTGGTGGGGGGCAGGTTACAATATTCTTGCAATTCCGCTAGCAGCCGGAATTCTTGCGCCAATTGGTATCATATTAAGTCCAGCAGTTGGTGCTGTCTTGATGTCGTTAAGTACGGTAGTTGTAGCTCTAAATGCTTTGACATTGAAAATCAGATAA
- a CDS encoding DUF58 domain-containing protein, protein MILTNKPQEVQLLWQPKERGCHETLTVIFTAYDSLGLFRKSAKREISFPVTVLPAFCKIQAEKLQRVLEKKQQLNAYQRGLDFREHRAYRPGDSFNRIDWKLSAHTQEWLYREYDYQEEECSPLFCFWGSPSPKFEPLLDLYFSLWHLKKEKQPELLILGNRAFHGKDPGHTYFASLEAGDEKAFFTHLKKYAKKQIVLFVPENSPEVSEAIETLSKDRTVYLVYFVEKQLMVQEKDKICSLPGGEWIDD, encoded by the coding sequence TTGATTCTTACAAATAAACCGCAAGAAGTCCAATTGCTTTGGCAGCCAAAAGAAAGAGGATGCCATGAAACATTAACTGTCATTTTTACAGCCTATGATAGTCTAGGACTTTTCAGAAAAAGTGCAAAAAGAGAGATCTCTTTTCCTGTGACTGTTCTGCCTGCTTTTTGTAAGATTCAAGCAGAAAAATTACAGAGAGTTCTGGAAAAAAAACAGCAGCTGAACGCGTACCAAAGAGGTCTTGATTTTCGGGAACATCGCGCTTATCGTCCAGGTGATTCTTTCAACCGAATCGATTGGAAATTGTCTGCTCATACTCAAGAGTGGTTATACCGTGAATACGATTATCAAGAAGAAGAATGTTCTCCTCTTTTTTGCTTTTGGGGTTCGCCCAGTCCAAAATTTGAACCTCTGCTAGACTTGTATTTTTCTTTATGGCATTTGAAAAAAGAAAAGCAGCCGGAACTTCTGATATTAGGCAACCGCGCCTTTCATGGCAAAGACCCCGGTCATACCTATTTTGCTTCTTTGGAAGCTGGCGATGAGAAAGCTTTTTTCACACACTTGAAAAAATATGCAAAAAAACAAATCGTCCTCTTTGTTCCTGAGAATTCTCCTGAAGTCTCAGAAGCTATTGAAACATTGTCAAAAGATCGAACGGTTTATCTTGTTTATTTCGTAGAAAAACAACTCATGGTCCAAGAAAAAGACAAGATATGTTCATTGCCAGGAGGTGAATGGATTGACGATTAA